ACTAAATCTACTGCTGTGTAAtctataattaaataataacaacaaaaacaatatgtttttaatttatgactcataataatttcagttttatacaCCTTGCAGCAATGTGGAAATTTTCAACTGTTATGttgacacttttgtttttgatatttgCTTCTTTAAACCAGTGTTGTTCCAggtggttttgtttgtgtactgCTGCTGTAACATGAGTATTTACTCCTGGGTGCAAATAAAGTACTTACCTTCCTACTTACAGCCTGAAAATCTCAATTTAAGGTTCAAAGTTCACTTGAAGTGTGGTTAAAAGCTCTGgagaattattatacattattattattattattgttattattattattattattattattattattattattactacggATATATGGAGTTGAATAAACAGCAGACAtatctaaaaacaaatttaaaaatcaaacaaaattttattagaatttttttttttttgctgaaatcatcatcattatgtCCATATTTTAGGGCGGGGATACTCAACTACTGAAGTTGTTTTGCttgggggacacttttgcaaaattacaggaggtcagcctcatacatgttggtagaattttaaagaaatttctaggatttcaggacatttatagaattttagagcatttccaggattttaggaaatgagggggctttattttgatgctgtgtaTGCACTCTGACACATTATGTATAAAAGcacaggggccagatttggcccgcaggccgtAAATGACTTGGGTAATTGGTTTTTTTAGCCTCGAATTATTTatcatgtatgtatgtatgtattttatttatttgtatgaaaGTTGAGTTGTCAACCTGAGTAGTGTCCGCTGGTGCTTTTACGCTGAAAAGCCCGCACAGGAAGCGGTTGTCTTGCCGTGAGCTCGCGGAGACTTTCGTTTTCGATTCTGCTCCTGAAACTGAATCGATGTTGTTATAGTTTTTTAGATTAAAGAAACATGGCAGGCTTGGAGGTGTTATACACCTGTGTCGGTGGCAGTATCACCTGCCCACAGGACGCCGTTGTGTGTTTCGTTCACTGGGAAATGATAAAGAGAGGATACAGGTGCATCGGCTCCGGAGACgaggtaaattaaaaaatagaaactgtTAGCTAATATTATCTAATGTGTTAACTTCAGTGGCGAACTAAAGACCGCGATACACCAAAGTCCGTTTAAAAATCTAGCCGTTTAACGTCGTGATCACTCGTCAACAtcgctttatttttttcatttaagataATTTCAGTATTGAATATTCTTTAATACATATAGAAGACttccattacattttttttactgatctACGAGTAAACATATAATAGAGTTCATATGATGAGAGTTGCAGGGTTAATAGTATCTGGACtagattttaagtaaaatacGTGCTCCTTTATAAACTACTAAAGCCGAATTGAAGCTTGACTTCTTAATTAttcagatttatattttttgttcgTTTCCACCACAGTTATTGATCTTTTTATTACGGGAAGAATTGAATCTGTCCGTTTTTAAATGGAATTCTGTCCGTGCTAATTTGCTACTCAGTTTAGATTAGCGTTAGCTTCCTAAATGACCGTTACTCACGTCATCTTTCAAACTGTAATATTTGTGGCAAACATATTTGAGCTTTTTGTTAATGAGCCGTCGTGTTTTTTGATGCAGaatcaaacagcagctgttttaatttggtgttttttttaggacgAGCTCTAAAAACTGTCATGTCATGTTTAGCTAGCTAACCTAGTGTTGTGCCACTTGGGGCCAGTCACtataacagtaacagtacaaCATGAAACTACAGGCAGGGGGGAAGACTTATAATATTCAGATCCTTGAAAGAAGTAATACAACACTGTGAAAACTGCACCATCACTCGTACTATCAGCAGAATTAAAGTATGAAATACTATTATCTATTAATTGCTGTGCAATGGGGATTTAAGGGACAACTATTCTTTATAacactgttttcactgtgcagtaATTAATGCCCCTTTTTCAGCTTTCTGATGATGCATTTTCCAGATCCAAGaagattttaaaatagtttatttaGCTTAAGAAGTTGGAGAATGTTCTCCTTTAGTTtatcacacattttcaatgtCAACACATCTGGAGACACACAGTTTTTACTGGCGAGGGAGGGGATGGAAATCTGCAAAGTTAAGCTGTCAGAAAAAtatagtggagtagaagtataaagctGCATAAAATGGACTTACTggagtaaagtacaagtacctcagatTTCTCAAGTGCagtactttagtaaatgtacttagttatatGCTACAATTGACTAAAACACATATTCTGATgaattattatgtatttttactgtCCTCTAACCCCCCTCTAtgtatctctcttttttaatgttttttccacGTCTTTAGCCCCGCAGCAGTGATAAGAAGTCCGAGCTGCTGCCCGCTGACTGGAGCAGCAACAAGGAGTTGTACAGTCTGCGATATAAAGCCAAAGACGGCGACACCCAGTCGCTGCTCAAAGCCATCGCTGTCGACTCCACTTTAATTTTCAACCTGATGGTATGAACAGCCAAACAAAAGTACAGGGAAATGTGGACGCCACCAATtcataatgtgttttgaatGACAGTTTGATGCTGATGGTTTGTTAAATGTTTGAGTCgaatctgcaaacacacaacgACACgatgagacaaaacaacaacgaACAGAAGCTTCTTCACTGACATTATTCATGAAAACAGCAGACTATGAATAATAAGTCAGTCTTTAAAGTTATAATCTGTTCAGTTTGCTGTTAGCCTGATGTGTTGAGTTTTGTCTTGAGAAACGAATGTTTAGCTGGTATTGATCTTTTACTGGCGTGtttctgtgatttatttattttttgtcattttaatgaattcactctgtttttgtttgtgtgtgaagaaCTGCGGCACTCAGCAGGTGTCAGACTTGACGGTGAACATCAGCGATCACGTGGATGCTGACCAGTTGCACACGTTTGACAGGTAGGCgtagttttttttatgcctttgtgTCAGAGACAGCCATGGCCGGAGGCATTaagttttcaggttttttgtcactcgcataacacgcctaaaTAGCCTTcagttggaaataatgacggttagtgtggtggctgcaatagaaataaacctgcaaatgtttttaacatccatcaccatgcttcttggaaatttatcaccagaggaaaagtagcataacatcactcagtggaaaagcagtcatctcataattgtgttttatcgacatttctgAAGATATCgcttaatttttgcacaaatctgtactGGAAACCCGCTCATTGTGTTGCACTGGCGAAGTTCTCCAGCGGTGTCCGAGCAGCTGGGCTGCAGATATTTGTAGCATCTGTACAACcaattcatcacatttctgcaaatcatcgTTGCAGTGATATCTCAAacgtcattattattattaaatgtcagaaggatgaaaaatgattcatttataTTAGCACTCATGTAGAAACTAACTTTACAAAATGCTtcacatgttaaaatgaaacaatcaCCATCAGGAcaatgaatgtaaataaaaataatgccgAATTGTATCActcataaataatttaagataactttttaaatgtgcctttgattgacattttacagaacgCTGTGCagcctgcaaaaaaataaaacagtcaaagtTGGCAAACGAccttaaaacattgttttccatCTTTCCTCTCATAATCTCATCACATTACCTGCAGCTGTCTCTAAAATCCTGTGTATGCCTGCTCTGAAGAAGGCACGAGGTGCACACATTTTACCTTATTATGAAACAGTTTATGTGTGGGAAAAAGGTTTTTGTgcaaacatgacatttttgcatcTGGCCCcagatgttttaaataaaatcctgCATTTTAAGCAGACCAAGTTATcagaaaacacatcagaaaatatgttttctttctgacaCATTAAAGTTTGTCTTCTGgcattttgatttgaaaacaGTCAATATGAAAGTAAAACTAGTTGATGCCTGTTGGTTATACTTCGTTTTTTCATGACAGAgtacttttagtttatttattttccataacAGTACTTTATCAGAGTACTATCAGAAAACACAGGACGCTGTTGCCACAGATCCAGCTGTACTCACAAAACCTTATTTTGATGAATTatgttaaaagcttttttttgctttgcagtGTGTACAAAGACGCAGACAGTTTGTCAGAGAAGGTGACGACTCAGCTGCTGCCCCCCCAGGACCGACTGACAGGACAgaaggcagagaggaagagccggagggaggaggacgaggaggcgGAGCAGAGACGAAGACGAGAGGACAGCGACCCCCTCCGCATCCCCAGCAGACAGCCGCCACACTGGTGAGTGAAGACAGGACACTGTCCGTCCAAACTTCCCTCTACACAGAAATACTCTCACGTGTAAATACCTGCTGAAAGCAACAATAGCCACGAGGTATTTTGTGCCAAAAAAGTACTAATATTTAATTTCCtcagtttaaaatagcgtgtttgctgttttccagctgatgCATAAATAAGATAGttaataatttagaaaaatggGGAATTAAAGGATAACTTGATGTCAGCAGTTTCAGACTCATTTACACCAAAATAGCAAATTTCAGGCTTCCagcggtcatggaaaaccttgaaaagtcaaGAAACTAATAAAtgtcattgaaagttttggaaaaataatgcaaatatgtTGTGagtgataaattaaattacattcatGCTTAATAATGAATTTATTCTCTGTAGTTGACAACATTCAgtagctctaatatgcgtcGACGTGTGACAGCGTTTTGGTTGTTTATGTTcatcatgaaaaatatttaattttcctaattttctCCCCATGTTCTCTTCATGTTCAACTACTGAGCGtgtcaaatcattttaaaggcttagaggaggggcatacaactttaaatggctgtgttttgtatttattttaccacagatttttaatgttgtaaataaaattaaaacgtGTTTTTAtagagcacaaaaaataataggtaattttttttcttggggcaatttttataatttgttgttttttctaagAAAATGGGTTTGATCATCTGCATTCTCTTTGAGTCTGTGGACGCGGCGTTAGAGGGTTAGAGGGTAATACAAAGATGTGGAAGCACAGCCTGTAGTCCGAGTAACAGCGAATAAAAGCCAGCGAAACAACGCCGAGTGACGTAAATAAATCTATACACTGGTCAGATGGAGGGAAGTTCATCTACACATTcaacccacattgttttgataaaaagctGGCTGAAAATTGGATAAGTATCTCTGAATATTTCATGTAAGATTAATCGATCATCAAATTGATTATTAGTCGCAGCCCGACAACTGATTAAACTAACAAGGATTATATGAATACAGCAGCGGTCACgtcttttcttcctttaaatGCCACAGGTGATAAAAGTGTGCCAAACAAGAACACCGCATACACGAGGGACCTTACTTTAAAATAGACTCctgtttgacacacacacacacacacacacacacacacacacacacacacacagagtttgtgACCTGTACAAAGTCTAGAcggaggagctgctggtcaacTGCAACTGCAGAGAGTAAATGAGGGCAGAGCTCaggcagcttgtgtgtgtgtgtgtgtgtgtgtgtgtgtgtgtgtgtgtgt
This DNA window, taken from Plectropomus leopardus isolate mb chromosome 2, YSFRI_Pleo_2.0, whole genome shotgun sequence, encodes the following:
- the psmf1 gene encoding proteasome inhibitor PI31 subunit; amino-acid sequence: MAGLEVLYTCVGGSITCPQDAVVCFVHWEMIKRGYRCIGSGDEPRSSDKKSELLPADWSSNKELYSLRYKAKDGDTQSLLKAIAVDSTLIFNLMNCGTQQVSDLTVNISDHVDADQLHTFDSVYKDADSLSEKVTTQLLPPQDRLTGQKAERKSRREEDEEAEQRRRREDSDPLRIPSRQPPHWRDPMVPPFAAGGADLDPFGSRGGGGMIVDPLRSGYPRSGFDPSSGIPDILPPGAVPPGARFDPFGPVGRHRPGPDPDHMPPPGYDDMFM